A region of the Amycolatopsis sp. cg13 genome:
CTCGGCGGCACGCCGGACACCATCGACAACGTGGTGGTGCAGCTGAAGTTCCCCGGCGCGGGTCTCGCCGGATAAGCCGCGGCAGGGTGACCGGAGCGGCGCCGGTCACCCTGCCGCACCTTTTCAGGCTCCGGCCACCAGTTCGTAACAGCGGATGCGCGCCTTCGCGTCGAACACCGGCACTGTGACCATGATTTCGTCCGCACCGGTCTGCTTAGCCAGCTCAGCCAGCCGCGCTTGGACCTGGTCCGGTTCGCCGTACGCCTGCGCGGCGCGGAAGTGTTCGAGCTGCGGAACCATCTCCGGCGCGAACTCGTACTCGGCGGCCTGCTCCGGGGTCAGCATCGGCTGGTCTCCCCCGCCGCCGGTGAGCAGGTGGGATTTGAGGACGTTCATCGGCCCGGACAGGTATTCGGCCTCGGCGTCGGTGTCCGCGCAGATCGTCTCGACGCACAGCAGCACGTACGGCTCGGACCGCCACTTCGAGGGCCGGAACTTCTCCCGGTACCGCTCCAGCGAGGGCGCGGTGTTGTCCGGCCGGATGTGATGCGCGAACGCGATCGGCAGCCCGCGCTCGGCCGCGACCTCCGCGCCCGCCGGGCTGGAGCTGAGCAGCCACGGCTCCGGCACGTCCACTCCGCCCGGGAGCACCTTCTCGCTGCCGAGATGCCTCAGCAACTCGTCGACATCCGCGTGGTAGTCGGCCTCTCCGGCCGGTTCGGCTCCGCGGCGCAGCGCACGGATGATCTCCGGATCGAGCGCGCCCGGCCCGCGCCCGACGCCGAGATCGACCCGGCCGCCGCTGAGGGCGGAAAGCGTGCCGAACTGCTCAGCCAGCGCGAACGGCGCGTGGTTGGGTGCGAGAACCCCGCCGGACCCGACGCGCACCCGCGACGTCACCGCGGCCGCATACGCCGCGAGCACCTGCGGGGACGCGCTGGCGATCGCCGGGGAACCGTGATGCTCGGCGAACCAGAGGCGGTGGTAGCCGAGGTCGTCGAGCCGCCGAGCGACCGAGGACAGCGGCCCGAGCGCCGCCGTGGCCGACTGCCCGGCTTCGACGAGCGCGAGTTCAAGTGCGGAAAGCGGCACATCGATCATGGCCCCCACGGTAGCGAACCCGGTGGTGTGGCGGGAGTGATTTGTCCACTGTGGACGAAATCTTGGCGGCCGGACGCGGCTGAGCTGAGCAGGTGCGAGGCTCAGTACGGGGCGGTGGGCAGGTGCTCCGAGGAGCGGCAACGCACGCGTGGCAAGCGGGACGGAGCGGCGGAACACGCATAGCGGACGGGACGGAGTAGCGGAACCGCGTAGCAAGCGCGACGGAGCGGCGGAACCGCGTAGCGGGCGGGACCAATCCGCTCACCGCGCGGAGCGAATCAACGCGCGCCAACGGAGCAGGCGGAGGCGCGAGGGGCAGGAAGCCGGGCAGCGGGGTGGTCGTGAGTGGCGATGCCGGTTAGAACCGGCATCGCCACTCACGAGCCCCGCACCCATGCTCAGCCAGCGCTACCCGCCGCAGCCCGGAAGCTTCGCGACGGCCTCTCCCCCAGCGTGAACCCGACAGCCGCGTCAGGCTTCTTCCTCCAGCATTTCCGGCGTCACCGCTGATTCGGTGTCCGGGATGCTCAGTTCCTTCGCCCTCTTGTCCGCCATCGCCAGCAGCCGCCGGATCCGGCCGGCTACCGCGTCTTTCGTCATCTGCGGGTCGGACAACTGGCCCAGTTCCTCGAGCGACGCCTGGCGGTTCGACAAGCGCAGGCGACCGGCGGCGAGCAGGTGGTCCGGAGCGGTGTCGCCCAGGATTTCCAGAGCCCGCTCCACCCGGGCGGCCGCCGCGACTGCCGCGCGGGCCGAGCGGCGCAGGTTCGCGTCGTCGAAGTTCGCGAGGCGGTTGGCGGTCGCGCGGACTTCCCGGCGCATCCGGCGTTCTTCCCACTGCAGCACGCTCGTGTGCGCGCCCAGGCGGGTCAGCAGGGCTCCGATGGCGTCACCGTCGCGGACCACGACCCGGTCCGCTCCCCGTACCTCGCGGGACTTCGCCTGGATGCCCATCCGGCGGGCGGCGCCGACCAGCGCCAGGGCCGCTTCCGGGCCCGGGCAGGTCACCTCGAGGGACGACGAACGGCCCGGTTCGGTCAGCGAGCCGTGGGCCAGGAAGGCGCCGCGCCAAGCCGCTTCGGCGTCGGCCACCCCGCCGGACACCACGGCGGCGGGCAGGCCGCGCACGGGGCGCCCGCGCTGGTCGATCAGGCCGGTCTGCCGAGCCAAGCCCTCGCCGTCCTTCACCACGCGCACGACATACCGCGTCCCCTTGCGCAGGCCACCGCTCGCGGTGATCACGTGCACGTCCGAATGATGCCCGTACAGCTCGTGGATCTCCTTGCGCAGCCGCCGCGCGACCGAACCCGTGTCCAGCTCCGCCTCGACCACGACCCGGCCGGCCACGATGTGCAGCCCGCCCGCGAAGCGAAGCAGCGACGCGACCTCCGCCCGGCGCGGCCCGATCTTCGTGATCTCGAGCCGGCTCAGTTCGTCCTTCACCGCGGCGGTCATCGCCATGTACTGCCCCTCCTGCCTTTCGCTGCGCGCCCGCCGTCACCCACAGTGCTCCCCGCCGAGGCCTAGTGCCTCTCGCATGCACTGGGCGAGCGCACCTGGATCATGCCGTCCCTCCACGACCGGGTCGGCCACCGCCCCCAGGCAGGCCCTCGCTCCCAGGCGTTCGGCCGCCCGGCGCAGGCTTGCCGGGTCAGGGACGGAATCACGGTCCGCGACGACGGCGTCGACCCGCAGCGCGGGCGCGTGCTCGAAGAGTACGTCCAGATGCCGCTCCGGGGAGAATCCGCCGGTTTCCCCCGGTTGGGGGACCAAGTTCAGCACGACGACCTTCGTGGCCGTCGTGCGCACGAGCGCGTCGTGCAGATCCGGGACGAGCAAATGCGGCAGCACGCTGGTGAACCACGAGCCGGGGCCGAGGAACACGACGTCCGCCTCCAGCACCGCCTCGATCGCCTCCGCGCAGCCGCGCGGCGGGCGTTCCTGGCGGCCCGCCGGGTGCAAGGTGATGCGGTGCACCTGGCCGGGGGTGCTGGCGACCGCGACCTGGCCGCGGATCCGCCGGATCGCGTCCGGGTTCTCGCTGTCCAGGCCGCTGACCTCGCCTTCGATCTCCAGCGGCTCCGGCGACATCGGCAGCACGCGGCCGGAGATGCCCATCAGCCTGCTGGCCTCGTCGAGCGCGGCCACCGGGTCGCCGAGCACCTCGAACAGCCCGGCGAGCAGCAGGTTCCCGACGGCGTGCCCGGCGAGCGCGCCGTCGCCGCCGAAGCGGTGCTGGAACACCTCCGCCCACAGCCGCCCGCCGTCCTCCGCGGCGAAGGCGGCGAACGCCTGGCGCAGGTCGCCCGGCGGCAGCAGCCCCAGTTCGCGCCGCAGCCTGCCGGACGACCCGCCGTCGTCGGCCACCGTCACCACCGCCGTGACGGCGCAGGTGATCCGCCGGAGCGCGGTCAGCGTCGCGTGCAGCCCGTGTCCTCCGCCCAGCGCCACCGCGCGCACGTCACTCCCGGCCAAGATCCCGGTGCACCACCTTTACTGCCATGCCGTCCTCATTGGACAGTCGCTGGGCGAGTTCCTCGGAGATCGCGACGCTGCGGTGTTTGCCGCCGGTGCAGCCGACCGCGAGCGTCAGGTACCGCTTGCCCTCGCGCTTGTAGCCGGCGCCGATGAGCCGCAGCAGCTGGTGGTAACGGTCGAGGAACTCCTCGGCGCCTTCCTGCGACAGGACGTAATTGCGCACCTCGCCGTCGAGGCCGGTGTGCTCGCGCAGCTCCGGGATCCAGAACGGGTTCGGCAGGAACCGCACGTCCATCACCAGGTCGGCGTCCATCGGCAAACCGTACTTGTAGCCGAAGGACAGCACGGTGACGCGGGTCTGCGTGCTGGCCTCGGAGCCGAACGCGTCCTCGATTTTCGCGCGCAGGTCGTGCACCGACAGCGCGGACGTGTCGAGCACCAGGTCGGCCTCTTCGCGCAGCGGCGAAAGCAGCTTGCGCTCGGCGGTGATGCCGTCGGCGAGCCTGCCGTCGCCCTGCATCGGATGGCCGCGGCGGACCGATTCGAAGCGGCGCACCAGCACCGCGTCGGTGGCCTCCAGGAACAGCACGCGCGGCTTGTACCCGCGCGCGTCCAGGTCCTTGATCACCGAGGCCAGGTCGTCGGTGAACGCGCGCGAACGCACGTCCATCACCACCGCCACCTTCGTGATCGCCCCCCGCGCCTGCGCGCCGAGCTCGACCATCGTGGCGATCAGCTCCGGCGGCAGGTTGTCGACCACGAACCAGCCGAGGTCCTCCAGGCATTTGGCCGCCGTGGAGCGGCCCGCGCCGGAGAGGCCGGACACGACCGCGACCTCCATCCCGCTGCCCCGTTTTTCCTCTTCCGCACTCACTTGTGTGCTTCCTTCCCGATCACGACCCCTGGTCCCCTCCCGGTACTGCTCGCGGTGCGGCGCCGGTCTCCCCGGCCAGTGCCGCCACCACGGCCTCGGCGGTGCGCCTGCCGAAACCGGGCACCGCTTCGATTTCCTCGACCCGGGCCTGCTTGAGCTTCTTCACCGAGCCGAAGTGCTTGATCAGCGCGGTGCGCCGAGCCTGCCCGAGTCCGGGCACACTGTCCAATTCGGACGTCTGCATGCGCTTGGCGCGTTTTTCGCGGTGGTAGCGAATGGCGAACCGGTGCGCCTCGTCGCGCAGCCGCTGCAGCAGGAACAGCGCGTCGGACGTGCGCGGGAGGATCATCGGATCCGGTTCTCCCGGCAGCCACACCTCTTCGAGCCGCTTCGCGAGCCCGACGACGGCGATGTCGGTGATGCCCAGTTCCGCCAGCACGTCCGCGGCCGCGGTGGCCTGCGGGCCCGCGCCGTCGACGACCAGCAGGTTCGGCGGATAGGCGAATTTGCGCGGGCGGCCGGTCTCCGGGTCGATCCCGGCGCGCGCCGGCTGGATCGCCTCGTCCCCCGCTTCCTCTTCCTCGACGGCCTCCGAAGCGGTTTCCGTTGTCTCAGCCGCGTTTTCGGCGGTTTCCTTGAGATAGCGGTAGAAGCGCCGCCGCACGACCTCGGCGATGGACGCGACGTCGCCCTCGGTCGCCGCCTCGCGCAGCGCGAACTTGCGGTACTCGGACTTGCGCGGCAGCCCGTCCTCGAACACCACCAGCGACGCCACGACGTCGCTGCCCTGGATGTGGCTGATGTCGATGCATTCGATGCGCAGCGGCGCGGTGTCGAGCGCCAGGTAGTCCTGGAGTTCCTGCAGCGCCGCGGACCGCGCGGTGAGATCGCCCGCGCGGCGCAGTTTGTGCTGGGTGAACGCTTCCTTCGCGTTGCGCTCCACCGTTTCCGCGAGCGCCTTCTTGTCGCCGCGCTGCGCGACTCGCAGCCGCACCCGCGACCCGCGCAGACCAGACAGCCACTCCTCGACCGCGTCGGCGTCCGCGGGCAGCTCCGGCACCAGCACTTCGCGCGGGACGACCGGGCCGGTCTCGACGTCGTCGCGGCCCGCGCGGTCGGATTCCTCGCCGTAGAACTGGGTGAGGAAGTGGTCGACCAGCGCTTGGACGTCCATCTCCTCGGCCTTGTCGATCACCCAGCCGCGCTGCCCGCGCACGCGCCCGCCGCGCACGTGGAACACCTGCACGGCGGCCTCGAGTTCGTCGTGCGCGAAGGCGACGACATCGGCGTCTGTGCCGTCGCCGAACACCACGGCCTGCTTCTCCATCGCGCGACGCAACGCGCCGAGGTCGTCCCGCAGCCGCGCGGCGCGTTCGAACTCCAGTTCCTCCGACGCCGCGGCCATCTCCCGTTCGAGCCGCTTCACCATCGCGTCCGTGCGGCCGGCGAGGAAGTCGCAGAAGTCCTCGACGATCGCCCGGTGCTCGTCCGCCGACACCCGGCCGACGCACGGTGCCGAGCACTTGTCGATGTAGCCGAGCAGGCACGGCCGCCCGATCTGCCCGTGGCGGCGGAAGACGCCGGTGGAACAGGTGCGGGCGGGGAAAACGCGCAGGAGAAGGTCGAGGGTTTCGCGGATCGCCCACGCGTGCGAGTACGGCCCGAAGTAGCGGACGCCCTTCTTGCGCGCGCCGCGGTAGACGTGCAGCCGGGGGAATTCCTCGTTCAGCGTGACCGCGAGGACCGGGTAGCTCTTGTCGTCGCGGTAGCGGACGTTGAAGCGAGGGTCGAACTCCTTGATCCAGTTGTACTCCAGCTGGAGCGCCTCGACCTCGGTGCCGACGACGGTCCACTCGACGCTCGCCGCGGTGGTGACCATCTGCCGCGTGCGCGGATGAAGGCCGGACAGGTCGGCGAAGTACGAGTTCAGCCTGCTGCGCAGGCTCTTCGCTTTGCCGACGTAGATGACCCGCTTGGCGTCGTCGCGGAACTTGTAGACGCCAGGCGAGTCCGGGATGCTCCCCGGCTGAGGTCGGTAGGTGGTCGGATCAGCCACGTGCCCCACTGTATGGCGAGGGTCCGACAGTTTCCGTGAGACCCCACCGGCTGGAACGAGACGGCCGCATGACTCTCCGCTCCAGCAGTCCTCCGTGAAGGGCTCCTTGCAGGAATCTGATTCCCTCAAGGAGCCCTTCACGGACATCTGCATTGCGTACCAGGCAGAGCCCGGACACCCGGCGGACGCGCATCGATCGTGGCGCCGCGACCGGGAGCCGACACCGGCCTGCCGGTACCGTAGCCTCGCCGACCCGCCGAACGATCAGGAGCGCAGCCATGACCGTCCGCGTCGCCACCTGGAACGTCAATTCCATCGTTCCCCGGCTGCCTCGCGTGCTCGACTGGCTCGACCGCACCGCGCCGGACGTGCTCTGCCTGCAGGAACTCAAGAACACCACCGAAGCCTTCCCCGCCGACGAGATCACCGCGCGCGGGTACGAGGTCGCCGCCTACGGGCTCGGGCGGTGGAACGGCGTCGCGATCCTCTCGAAGATCGGGCTCGACGACGTGGTGCGCGGGCTGCCGGGCGAACCGGGCTTCGACGGGCAGGCCGAGGCGCGCGCGATCGGCGCGACGTGCGGTGGGATCCGCATCTGGTCGGTGTACGTGCCGAACGGGCGCGAGCCGGAAAACCCGCACTACGCCTACAAACTCGAGTGGTTCGAGAAGCTCAGCGATCTGGTCGGCGAAGAGCTGCAGCACGCGCGTCCGTTCGCGGTGATGGGCGACTTCAACGTTGCGCCAACGGATCAGGACGTCTGGGACATCTCGGTTTTCGCCGAGTCCACGCACGTCACCGAGCCCGAACGGGCAGCGCTGAAGAAGCTCCGCGACGCGGGACTGTCCGACGTTTTCCCGCGGCCGCTGAAGTACGACCACCCGTTCACGTACTGGGACTACCGCGCCGGGAACTTCCCCAACAACAAGGGAATGCGCATCGACCTCGTCTACGGGAACGAGGTTTTCGCCAAGGCGGTCACCGATTCCTACGTGGACCGCGAGGCCCGCAAGGGCAAGGGGCCGTCCGACCACGCGCCGATCGTCGTGGATCTGGAGCTGGATCCGGAGCGGTAAGAACTCAGCCCTCGGTGGCGGCCCGGTGCAGCTTGCGCAGCGCCCGCACCGCCATCACCGCGCGTTCCCGGTCCACCGCCTGCACGGCCATCACCGAGAAGTACTCGTCGTCCGGCAGTTCCAGCCGAGCCCACGAGGCGCCGTCCGGGAAGCTGATCGACAGCACCTGATCCCAGGTGAACACGCGCCGCGCGAGGACGTTGCGGACCTCGATGCCGGTGGCGTCCGCGCGGACGCGGGCGTTGCCGAACAGCATCGTGCCCGCCGAGAGCGCGACGCCGATGCCGATCATCGCGATCTGGTCCGACGCCTCGAACACGACGCCGGTGTGCGAGCTGCGCAGCAAAACCGCCACGATCACGAACGCCGCGAGCAGCGCCACCGCCAGGACGCTGCACATCACGAGCGCCCGGCGCGGCCGGATCACCAGGGCGGTCTGCTCCTCGGTCATCACGCTCACACGAATCCCCGCTCGGTCCACGGCTTGTCGAGGCCGCGCAGCACATGCGCGGTGTCAAGCGCCGCCACGGCCGCTTCGTAGCCTTTGTCTTCCACAGAGCCGGGCATGCCGGAACGGTCCAGCGCCTGCTGTTCGGTGTCGCAGGTCAGCACGCCGTTGCCGACCGGGGTGCTCTCGTCGAGCGCGACCCGGGTGAGGCCCGCGGTGACCGCGTCGCACACGTACTCGAAGTGCGGGGTGCCACCGCGGATCACGACGCCCAGCGCGACGACCGCGTCGTGGTTGCGCGCCAGCGCCTGCGCCGCGACCGGAAGCTCCACCGCGCCCGCCACGCGGATGACCGTGGGCTCTTCCTCCAGCCCGGCGTCTTTCGCCGCGGCGAGCGCGCGCTCCAGCAGCACGTCGGTGATCTTCGCGTTCCACCGCGTCGCGACGACCGCCAGCCGCAGGGACTTGCAGTCGCGCAGGTCGAGCGCGGCTTCCGGCCGCCCCTCGCCGCTCATCGCGTGGTGTCCTCCTCGGTGCCCTGGTCGGACGCGCCGACCTGGTCGTAGTGCTCGAGCTGGCTGAGGTCGTGCCCCATCCGGTCGCGCTTCGTGCGCAGGTACCGCAGGTTTTCCGGGTTCGGCGAGATCGGCAGCGCGACCCGGCCGGTGACGCGCAGGCCGTAGCCCTCGAGGCCGACCCGCTTCGCCGGGTTGTTCGTGAGCAGCCGCATCGACCGGACGCCGAGGTCGCACAGGATCTGCGCGCCGGTGCCGTAGTCGCGCGCGTCGGCGGGGACGCCCAGCGCCAGGTTCGCGTCGACGGTGTCCGCGCCCGCGTCCTGCAACTGGTACGCCTGAAGCTTGTGCAGCAGGCCGATCCCACGGCCTTCGTGCCCGCGGATGTAGAGCACGACCCCGCGGCCTTCGTCGGCCACCTTCTGCAGCGCGGCGTCCAGCTGCGGGCCGCAGTCGCAGCGCAGCGAACCGAAGACGTCGCCGGTGAGGCATTCGGAGTGGACGCGGACCAGGATGTCCTCGCCGTCGCCGATCTCGCCGTAGACGAACGCGACGTGCTCGATCCCGTCGAGCAGGCTGTCGTACCCGACCGCGCGGAACTCGCCCGCGGCCAGCGGGATCCGCGCCTCGGCGACGCGCTCCACCTGCTTCTCGGTGCGCCGCCGGTAGGCGATCAGGTCCGCGATCGAAATGATTTTGAGGTCGTGGTCGGCGGCGAACACTTCCAGCTCGTCGCGCCGGGCCATGTCGCCCTCGTCCTTCTGCGACACGATCTCGCAGAGCGCGCCCGCCGGGTGCAGGCCCGCCAGCCGGGCCAGGTCCACCGCGGCCTCGGTGTGCCCGGGACGGCGCAGCACGCCGCCTTCCTTGGCGCGCAGCGGCACCACGTGCCCGGGGCGGCGGAAGTCCTTCGCGGTGGCCTCGGGGTCGGCCAGCAGCCGGGTGGTGTGCGCGCGGTCGGTGCCGGAGATGCCGGTGGTGATGCCCTCCGCCGCGTCGACCGTGACGCTGTACGCGGTCCCGCGCTGGTCCTGGTTCGTGTGGTACATCGGCGGCAGGTCGAGCCGGTCCGCCTCGGACTCGGTCAGCGCGACGCACACGTAACCCGAGGTGTAGCGCACCATGAACGCGAGCAGCTCCGGCGTCGCCTTCTCGGCGGCGAAGATGAGGTCGCCCTCGTTCTCGCGGTCCTCGTCGTCGACAACGACCACGGCGCGTCCGGCCGCGATGTCCGCGATCGCGGCCTCGATGGCGTCGACGTCTACCACCGCGCCTGCTCCGCACGGGGTCCAACCGGTCTGCGGCTCGGCCGCCTTCGTCTCGCTCACGGGTGCTCCTTCGCTGCCGCCGCCGGGTGGATGTCACACATTGTGCGCGTTCGCCGCCACGTGTGGCGCAGTGAGCTTCTCCACGTACTTCGCGACGACGTCCACTTCGAGGTTCACGTGGTCGCCTTCTTCCCGCCTGCCCAGCGTCGTCACCTCGAGCGTGGTGGGGATCAACGCGACCGAAAACCGGTCCTCCGAGACGCTCGCGACGGTGAGCGAAACGCCGTCGACGGCGATCGAACCCTTCTCCACGACGTACCGCGACAAGGCCGGGGGCAGGGAGAACGTCGTCACGCCGCGCTCGTCGCGGGACACGAAGACGCCGGTGCCGTCCACGTGGCCCTGCATGATGTGCCCGCCGAGCCGCCCGCCCGCCGGGGTCGCGCGCTCGAGGTTCACCGCGTCGCCGACGGCCACCTTCGCGAGGCTCGAACGCTGGAGTGTTTCGTTCACCACATCGACGGTGAACTCGCCGCCGGAGACCGTGACGACGGTCAGGCAGACGCCGCTCACCGCGATCGAATCGCCGTGGCCCGCGTCCGAGGTGACCAACGGGCCGCGCACGGTGAGCCGAGCCGCGTCGGTGAGCTGCTCGACCGCCGTGACCTCGCCGACCTCTTCGACAATTCCCGTGAACACTGCTGCCTCCTCGCCCGGCCACCGCCCTCGGTGGCCCTTCCATCCAACACCCGCCGCGCCCCGGGAGCTTCCCGGGCCGCGACGTCAGCTGACGCGGAGGCGGGCGGCCTGCTCGCGCAGCGCGGCGACGGCGCGGCCGGGGTCCTCGGCGCCGTAGACGGCCGAGCCCGCGACGAAGCAGTCGACGCCCGCTTCGGCGGCCTGTTCGATGGTGTCGGAGTTGATCCCGCCGTCGATCTCGACGATCAGCTTGAGGTGCCCGGTGTCGACCAGGCGGCGCGCGGTGCGCACCTTCTCCAGGACGTCAGCGATGAACGACTGCCCGCCGAAGCCCGGTTCGACCGACATGACGAGCAGCGTGTCGTAGTGCTTGAGGGTTTCCAGATGCGGTTCGAGCGGCGTGCCCGGCTTGATCGACAGCCCCGCCTTCGCGCCCGCGGCGCGCAGGTTCTTCGCCAGCATGACCGGGTCCGCGGCCGCTTCCACGTGCACCGTGACGTTGTACGCGCCGGCCTCGGCGTAGCCGATCGCCCAGCGGTCCGGGTCGTCGATCATCAGGTGGCAGTCGATGGGGACGTCGGTCGACTTGAGGATCGACTGGACCACCGGGAGGCCGAGGGTCAGGTTGGGCACGAAGTGCGCGTCCATGACGTCCACGTGCACCCAGTCGGCCCGGGTGTCCCCGGGGCGCGCGACGGCCGCGATCTCCTCGCCGAGCTTGGCGAAGTCGGCGGACAGGATGCTGGGTGCGATGAGAGGTGAAG
Encoded here:
- a CDS encoding PH domain-containing protein, which produces MTEEQTALVIRPRRALVMCSVLAVALLAAFVIVAVLLRSSHTGVVFEASDQIAMIGIGVALSAGTMLFGNARVRADATGIEVRNVLARRVFTWDQVLSISFPDGASWARLELPDDEYFSVMAVQAVDRERAVMAVRALRKLHRAATEG
- a CDS encoding exodeoxyribonuclease III, producing the protein MTVRVATWNVNSIVPRLPRVLDWLDRTAPDVLCLQELKNTTEAFPADEITARGYEVAAYGLGRWNGVAILSKIGLDDVVRGLPGEPGFDGQAEARAIGATCGGIRIWSVYVPNGREPENPHYAYKLEWFEKLSDLVGEELQHARPFAVMGDFNVAPTDQDVWDISVFAESTHVTEPERAALKKLRDAGLSDVFPRPLKYDHPFTYWDYRAGNFPNNKGMRIDLVYGNEVFAKAVTDSYVDREARKGKGPSDHAPIVVDLELDPER
- the uvrC gene encoding excinuclease ABC subunit UvrC: MADPTTYRPQPGSIPDSPGVYKFRDDAKRVIYVGKAKSLRSRLNSYFADLSGLHPRTRQMVTTAASVEWTVVGTEVEALQLEYNWIKEFDPRFNVRYRDDKSYPVLAVTLNEEFPRLHVYRGARKKGVRYFGPYSHAWAIRETLDLLLRVFPARTCSTGVFRRHGQIGRPCLLGYIDKCSAPCVGRVSADEHRAIVEDFCDFLAGRTDAMVKRLEREMAAASEELEFERAARLRDDLGALRRAMEKQAVVFGDGTDADVVAFAHDELEAAVQVFHVRGGRVRGQRGWVIDKAEEMDVQALVDHFLTQFYGEESDRAGRDDVETGPVVPREVLVPELPADADAVEEWLSGLRGSRVRLRVAQRGDKKALAETVERNAKEAFTQHKLRRAGDLTARSAALQELQDYLALDTAPLRIECIDISHIQGSDVVASLVVFEDGLPRKSEYRKFALREAATEGDVASIAEVVRRRFYRYLKETAENAAETTETASEAVEEEEAGDEAIQPARAGIDPETGRPRKFAYPPNLLVVDGAGPQATAAADVLAELGITDIAVVGLAKRLEEVWLPGEPDPMILPRTSDALFLLQRLRDEAHRFAIRYHREKRAKRMQTSELDSVPGLGQARRTALIKHFGSVKKLKQARVEEIEAVPGFGRRTAEAVVAALAGETGAAPRAVPGGDQGS
- a CDS encoding bifunctional 3,4-dihydroxy-2-butanone-4-phosphate synthase/GTP cyclohydrolase II, which produces MVDVDAIEAAIADIAAGRAVVVVDDEDRENEGDLIFAAEKATPELLAFMVRYTSGYVCVALTESEADRLDLPPMYHTNQDQRGTAYSVTVDAAEGITTGISGTDRAHTTRLLADPEATAKDFRRPGHVVPLRAKEGGVLRRPGHTEAAVDLARLAGLHPAGALCEIVSQKDEGDMARRDELEVFAADHDLKIISIADLIAYRRRTEKQVERVAEARIPLAAGEFRAVGYDSLLDGIEHVAFVYGEIGDGEDILVRVHSECLTGDVFGSLRCDCGPQLDAALQKVADEGRGVVLYIRGHEGRGIGLLHKLQAYQLQDAGADTVDANLALGVPADARDYGTGAQILCDLGVRSMRLLTNNPAKRVGLEGYGLRVTGRVALPISPNPENLRYLRTKRDRMGHDLSQLEHYDQVGASDQGTEEDTTR
- the ribH gene encoding 6,7-dimethyl-8-ribityllumazine synthase, with the protein product MSGEGRPEAALDLRDCKSLRLAVVATRWNAKITDVLLERALAAAKDAGLEEEPTVIRVAGAVELPVAAQALARNHDAVVALGVVIRGGTPHFEYVCDAVTAGLTRVALDESTPVGNGVLTCDTEQQALDRSGMPGSVEDKGYEAAVAALDTAHVLRGLDKPWTERGFV
- the whiA gene encoding DNA-binding protein WhiA yields the protein MAMTAAVKDELSRLEITKIGPRRAEVASLLRFAGGLHIVAGRVVVEAELDTGSVARRLRKEIHELYGHHSDVHVITASGGLRKGTRYVVRVVKDGEGLARQTGLIDQRGRPVRGLPAAVVSGGVADAEAAWRGAFLAHGSLTEPGRSSSLEVTCPGPEAALALVGAARRMGIQAKSREVRGADRVVVRDGDAIGALLTRLGAHTSVLQWEERRMRREVRATANRLANFDDANLRRSARAAVAAAARVERALEILGDTAPDHLLAAGRLRLSNRQASLEELGQLSDPQMTKDAVAGRIRRLLAMADKRAKELSIPDTESAVTPEMLEEEA
- the yvcK gene encoding uridine diphosphate-N-acetylglucosamine-binding protein YvcK → MRAVALGGGHGLHATLTALRRITCAVTAVVTVADDGGSSGRLRRELGLLPPGDLRQAFAAFAAEDGGRLWAEVFQHRFGGDGALAGHAVGNLLLAGLFEVLGDPVAALDEASRLMGISGRVLPMSPEPLEIEGEVSGLDSENPDAIRRIRGQVAVASTPGQVHRITLHPAGRQERPPRGCAEAIEAVLEADVVFLGPGSWFTSVLPHLLVPDLHDALVRTTATKVVVLNLVPQPGETGGFSPERHLDVLFEHAPALRVDAVVADRDSVPDPASLRRAAERLGARACLGAVADPVVEGRHDPGALAQCMREALGLGGEHCG
- a CDS encoding LLM class flavin-dependent oxidoreductase produces the protein MIDVPLSALELALVEAGQSATAALGPLSSVARRLDDLGYHRLWFAEHHGSPAIASASPQVLAAYAAAVTSRVRVGSGGVLAPNHAPFALAEQFGTLSALSGGRVDLGVGRGPGALDPEIIRALRRGAEPAGEADYHADVDELLRHLGSEKVLPGGVDVPEPWLLSSSPAGAEVAAERGLPIAFAHHIRPDNTAPSLERYREKFRPSKWRSEPYVLLCVETICADTDAEAEYLSGPMNVLKSHLLTGGGGDQPMLTPEQAAEYEFAPEMVPQLEHFRAAQAYGEPDQVQARLAELAKQTGADEIMVTVPVFDAKARIRCYELVAGA
- the rpe gene encoding ribulose-phosphate 3-epimerase codes for the protein MASPLIAPSILSADFAKLGEEIAAVARPGDTRADWVHVDVMDAHFVPNLTLGLPVVQSILKSTDVPIDCHLMIDDPDRWAIGYAEAGAYNVTVHVEAAADPVMLAKNLRAAGAKAGLSIKPGTPLEPHLETLKHYDTLLVMSVEPGFGGQSFIADVLEKVRTARRLVDTGHLKLIVEIDGGINSDTIEQAAEAGVDCFVAGSAVYGAEDPGRAVAALREQAARLRVS
- a CDS encoding riboflavin synthase, translated to MFTGIVEEVGEVTAVEQLTDAARLTVRGPLVTSDAGHGDSIAVSGVCLTVVTVSGGEFTVDVVNETLQRSSLAKVAVGDAVNLERATPAGGRLGGHIMQGHVDGTGVFVSRDERGVTTFSLPPALSRYVVEKGSIAVDGVSLTVASVSEDRFSVALIPTTLEVTTLGRREEGDHVNLEVDVVAKYVEKLTAPHVAANAHNV
- the rapZ gene encoding RNase adapter RapZ produces the protein MEVAVVSGLSGAGRSTAAKCLEDLGWFVVDNLPPELIATMVELGAQARGAITKVAVVMDVRSRAFTDDLASVIKDLDARGYKPRVLFLEATDAVLVRRFESVRRGHPMQGDGRLADGITAERKLLSPLREEADLVLDTSALSVHDLRAKIEDAFGSEASTQTRVTVLSFGYKYGLPMDADLVMDVRFLPNPFWIPELREHTGLDGEVRNYVLSQEGAEEFLDRYHQLLRLIGAGYKREGKRYLTLAVGCTGGKHRSVAISEELAQRLSNEDGMAVKVVHRDLGRE